GCGCGCCTGCGCCTCGGTCAGGCCGACCTTGCCCAATGGCGGATGCGAGAAGGTCACGGTGGGAATGTCGCGCTGGTCGAGCACGCTGCTGGAACCGCCGTACAAACGGTCCATGAGCCGGCGCGCGGCGGCGATCGCCACCGGCGTCAAGGCGAGGTTCGCGGTCACGTCGCCCACCGCATGGATGCCGGCCACGTTGGTGGCGTGGCGCTCGTCGACCTGCACATAGCCGTCGGCATCGGTGGCCACGCCGGCGGCGGCCAGGTCCAGGGAGGCGGTGTTGGCGCGGCGGCCGGTGGCGAACAGCAGGCGGTCGTAGGGTTCGCTGAGGCGGCCGTCGCGGTCGCGCAGGCGCAGGCCGTCGCCGTCGCACTCGACCGCGGCCAGGTGATGGCCGAACTCGATGTGCACGCCGGCGTGGCGGTAGTCCTCGGCCAGTTGCTCGACCAGCTCCACGTCGAAACCGTCGAGCAGGCGGCCGCGCACCAGCAGATCGACGCGGCTGCCCAGGGCCTGCAGCAATCCCGCCAACTCCACGCCGATGTAGCCGCCGCCGACCACGGCCACGCGCGCGGGCGCCGCGGTCCACTGGAAGAAATCGTCGGACACGCCGCCCAGCTCGGCGCCGGGCAGGTCCGGCCGCACGGGGTGGCCGCCGGTGGCGATCAGTATCTGCGAGGCGCTCAAGCGCACGCCGTCCATGCATTCGATGGTGCGCGCGTCGATGAACCTGGCCCGCATCGGCGCCAGCACGATGCCGGCCGCGTCCAGGCGGTGGCGGTAGCTGTCGTGGATGCCGGCGATGTAGCGCTGGCGGTGGGCGATGAAGGTCGGCCAGTCCAGCGACGGCGAGTCGGCCACGTCGAAGCCCAGGTCGCGCGCCATGCGCAGGCGGCCGGCGACTTCGGCGGCCAGCCACATCGCCTTCTTCGGCACGCAGCCCACGTTGACGCAGGTGCCGCCGAGCAGATGCGGTTCCAGCAGGGCCACGCGCGCACCGTGCTGGGCCGCGCGGAACGCGCCGGCGAGACCGCCGGAGCCGCCGCCGATCACGATCAGGTCGAAGTCGCGCTGCGGGTCGCTGGCGCTCATGCGAAACGCTCCGGTCGGTAGGGCTGGGGATCGATGGCCGGGGCGCGGTCCAGCATCAGGTCGGCCAGCAACTGGCCGCTGCCCACGCTCATGCTCACGCCCATCATGCCGTGGCCGGTGGACAGCCATAGGCCGTCGCGGCCGGGCACGCGGCCGATCAAGGGAATGTCGTCGCTGCTCATCGGCCGCCAGCCGTACCAGCGCTCGCGCTCGACCGGACCGACCGGCGCGTGCAGGTATTCGGCGGCGCCGCGCTCCAACGCGGCCAGGCGGCGCGGGTTGAGGCTGTCGTCGTAGCCGGAGAATTCCATGGTGCTGCCCAGGCGGTAGCCGCTGTCCCAGGCGGTCACGCAGACCTTGCGCTCGCGCAGCACCACCGGCCGCCGCGGCACCTGGGCGGGACGGTCGTAGGTGATCGAATAGCCCTTGCCGGGCTGGATCGCACGCTTCAGCGACGGCAGGCCGATGGCGTCGGACAGCTGCGGCGACCACGCGCCCAGCGCCAGCACCACGTCCTTGGCGCGCAGCTCGCCCTGGCTGCTGCGCAGGCGGCAGGCGTCGCCATCGCGGTCCAGGCCTTGCACGCGGCAGTGCTCGACGATGACGCCGCCGCGCCCGCGCACCGCCTTGGCCAGCGCATCCACATAGCGATCCGGGCGCAGCACGGCGTCGTGCTCGAAACAGATCGCCCCGGCCAGGCCCGGCTTGAACGCGGAATCGCGCGCTTCGTAAGTACGCCCATCGACGACCTCCACGCGCACGCCCAGTTCGCGCAGCAGGTCCAGTTCGATCTGGCCGGCGGCGAAAGCGCGCTCGTCGCGGAAGATGTAGTCCACGCCGGTCTGGGCGAACTCGCATTCCAGGCCGTAATCGGCCACCCATTGCTGCAAGCGCTCGCGCGAGTCGTTGAGCAGCGCCGATTTCGCCAGCGCGCTGCTGCGCCAGTCACGCGCATTGCAGCGCAGGGCGAAACGCAGCAGCCAGCCCCACAGGCGCGGGTCCAGGCGCGGATGCACGTACAGCGGCGCGTCGGGCGTGAGCATCCAGCGCAGCGCCAGCGCGATCACGCCGGGCGCGGCCAGCGGCGTGGCGTGGCTGGGGGTGATGGTGCCGCAGTTGCCGTGCGAACTGCCGCTGCCCAGGGTGTTGGCCTCCAGCACCTGCACGCTGCGGCCGGCTTGCAGCAGGGCCAGCGCGGCGGTCAGACCGATCACGCCGCCGCCGACGACCGCCACATCGGTGGCGCGCAGCGCGTCTGCGCCGGGAGTGTGTGGATCGTGGCTGGACAAAATACGCGCTCGATTCGACCGGAAATCCGGAAGTGTGATCGTAATCAGGTTGCGAGCTGCGTGGTCCGGTTGCGCGACGCGACGCTGCGTTCCAGCGCGCCCTACGGTTCCAGTCGTCCACGGCGACACGCGATGGAATCGTACTCGCCCGCACACGTTGTGGATCCAAACAGTACCGGATGTTGAAGCGTTCCACCAATCACTCAAGGACCCGGGAGACTCGCGCCATGCAAAGGAAAACCGCCGTACTCAGCACCGCCATCGTCGCCGGCTTGGCCCTGCTGGCTGGCCGCGCCATCGCGCCCGACGACACCGCCGCCCACGGCGCGGTTGCTGCCGGCGCGTCCGCCGCGGCGGACGCCGCCAGCGCGACCGCCCGCCATCCGGCCGCGCGCGGCCTGCAGCCCGCCGCCGTGGAATTCGCCAGCGGCCGCGGCCCGCACGCCAGCGACCTGATGTTCGCCTCGACCTCGCCCGAGGAAGCCGACGC
The sequence above is a segment of the Lysobacter silvisoli genome. Coding sequences within it:
- the gorA gene encoding glutathione-disulfide reductase, with amino-acid sequence MSASDPQRDFDLIVIGGGSGGLAGAFRAAQHGARVALLEPHLLGGTCVNVGCVPKKAMWLAAEVAGRLRMARDLGFDVADSPSLDWPTFIAHRQRYIAGIHDSYRHRLDAAGIVLAPMRARFIDARTIECMDGVRLSASQILIATGGHPVRPDLPGAELGGVSDDFFQWTAAPARVAVVGGGYIGVELAGLLQALGSRVDLLVRGRLLDGFDVELVEQLAEDYRHAGVHIEFGHHLAAVECDGDGLRLRDRDGRLSEPYDRLLFATGRRANTASLDLAAAGVATDADGYVQVDERHATNVAGIHAVGDVTANLALTPVAIAAARRLMDRLYGGSSSVLDQRDIPTVTFSHPPLGKVGLTEAQARERHGDEVHVYRAGFRPMLHALANSPQRSLFKLVCVGAERQVVGLHLLGEAADEILQGYAVAIKRGITLDDLRETVAIHPTSAEEVVLMR
- a CDS encoding NAD(P)/FAD-dependent oxidoreductase encodes the protein MSSHDPHTPGADALRATDVAVVGGGVIGLTAALALLQAGRSVQVLEANTLGSGSSHGNCGTITPSHATPLAAPGVIALALRWMLTPDAPLYVHPRLDPRLWGWLLRFALRCNARDWRSSALAKSALLNDSRERLQQWVADYGLECEFAQTGVDYIFRDERAFAAGQIELDLLRELGVRVEVVDGRTYEARDSAFKPGLAGAICFEHDAVLRPDRYVDALAKAVRGRGGVIVEHCRVQGLDRDGDACRLRSSQGELRAKDVVLALGAWSPQLSDAIGLPSLKRAIQPGKGYSITYDRPAQVPRRPVVLRERKVCVTAWDSGYRLGSTMEFSGYDDSLNPRRLAALERGAAEYLHAPVGPVERERWYGWRPMSSDDIPLIGRVPGRDGLWLSTGHGMMGVSMSVGSGQLLADLMLDRAPAIDPQPYRPERFA